The DNA segment CGTAAATCGTCTGGGAAATCGGGGCACCCACGAACACCAGCAAGGTGAAGAGTGCCGACTTGCCCTGGGCATAAGCCTTCTTCCACATGGTGATGGCGGACATACCAGCCGTTCCGCAACCAAGGGCGGAGCCCATTGCCGAAATGCCGAGAGCGGCAGCAGCACCCCTATAATGACCGAACAACCTTTGGTTGTTCTCTCGCCAGCACGACTCGCTTACGCTGAGTCGCTTTCTGGCTCACGGTAGCGAGAGTAACCATTGTATTCGGTTCCATCGTCTTCTTTTGGGCGTTCCCCACACTACCGTGTGGGTCGGGCTATATTCTGGGGGCAATCGGCTTCGCTTACGCTTGCCGCTCACCTCCCAGAACCAAGCCCCGCTGCGCGGGTCTTGTCCCCAAGGGTCACTATCCCTAACGCAAATGCGGCAGGAACCGCCTTTCATTCATATTTACAGAGATTCGAGCAACTTCTTGAAAAGTCGCTCGCCAATATGCCGGCCGCTGGAACGCAGGATTTCCACTGCCTCACGGATTTCATCGGCAGAAAGGAACCCTTCTTTGTAGGCAGCACTAAAAATGCCAATCGTTCCCATTATGTTGAAACCGATGGACTTTGCGACATGTCTCGCGCGTATCTCGTCCACGAGCAACAGGTCGGCTTTCAACCTGTCGGTAAGGACTAGCGCCTCGCTCTCGCCAAGGTCAAGCCCAGTTGTTCTCCTAAAAAGGGACACTTCTTGTGGGTTGACATCCTGAATCCTGATGAATTCGCATTCCTGGATTTCGGACGCCTCTTCCGCAAAATCAGGGTTGGCAGTCAGTTCGTCGAAAACGCCCTGCGGAATATGGACAGCCCCAAAAAGGCTTTCCAGCAAATCAAGGCGTCGAATTTTTAGGAGGGAAATTAGCGGCGTGGTATCGGAGACGACAATCATACCTGTGCGGCCTCTTTGGCTTTCAGGCGTTCATAAGTCGCCACATCCTCTTCCACCTCGCTCCAATCCATGTCGAAATAGGCAAAACCCTCTTTGGCGTAAAGTTCGATAAGTTGCCACTTCGTGATACCGAGAATTTCTGCGGCACGACCATGCGAAATGGTCTCGTTCTTCACGAACGGATGCAACAACAAGGCCAACTGGACAAGTTCGCCATCTGGCTTCGTAGCAATATACGGTTCCATAGCCACGGGAACCTTAAGCTGCACTGTTGTCATTTCCATAGGGGCCTCCATCACTAATATATATTTTTTTTACGGAAAAGGCAAGCCTAACTCACCCTTGGATTTTCAGCGGTTCGCACTAGAACAAGGCCTTAGCAGCCTCTTTAAGGCCACTGCCAATCTTCGCTCTTCCTCTCCTCCAGAGGCAAGGCCAAGACGCAACGAAAATTCCCTTGCGACATAGTCAGCATAGCGCTCGTTAGAAATTTCACTAAAATTGCAGCGTTCCAGTTCTTCACGAGGTGCTTCCAGCGAATTTAGGGAATCCGGCTTGGCCAAATAGTAGGCCTGTCTGAACAAGTCTCTATAAGAATTTTTGACCGATTCTTGAGAGGATTGCGAAAAACGTGACAGCCATCTTTCGGCCAGTTTGTCGAAAGTTTTTTCAAGAAAATCTTCTAAGGATTCACAGGTTTTCCCTTCAAAACAATAAAGTATTCTTTTTTCAGGGATTAAAAATTCGCTAAGCCCGTTTCTTAGACCACGATATATAGCCCAATGTTCTACAAGATTTCCAACTACATCGTAAAGAAAGGCATGGCCATTTTTACATTCGCACATTCCATCATAGTTCCCATACTCATCATATATTTCATACTC comes from the Fibrobacter sp. UWP2 genome and includes:
- a CDS encoding toxin-antitoxin system YwqK family antitoxin, whose protein sequence is LLGVFLLNQIYKLETTFFFLVAEISTNFGASSYLSLFVDDEYCGSKAVNYYENGNIHREMEMDRGMPDGVQIEYHENGTVAFRLNYRRGMPIDGEYEIYDEYGNYDGMCECKNGHAFLYDVVGNLVEHWAIYRGLRNGLSEFLIPEKRILYCFEGKTCESLEDFLEKTFDKLAERWLSRFSQSSQESVKNSYRDLFRQAYYLAKPDSLNSLEAPREELERCNFSEISNERYADYVAREFSLRLGLASGGEEERRLAVALKRLLRPCSSANR
- a CDS encoding DUF3368 domain-containing protein, which produces MIVVSDTTPLISLLKIRRLDLLESLFGAVHIPQGVFDELTANPDFAEEASEIQECEFIRIQDVNPQEVSLFRRTTGLDLGESEALVLTDRLKADLLLVDEIRARHVAKSIGFNIMGTIGIFSAAYKEGFLSADEIREAVEILRSSGRHIGERLFKKLLESL
- a CDS encoding UPF0175 family protein is translated as MEMTTVQLKVPVAMEPYIATKPDGELVQLALLLHPFVKNETISHGRAAEILGITKWQLIELYAKEGFAYFDMDWSEVEEDVATYERLKAKEAAQV